From a single Lacerta agilis isolate rLacAgi1 chromosome 3, rLacAgi1.pri, whole genome shotgun sequence genomic region:
- the PPM1G gene encoding protein phosphatase 1G, whose protein sequence is MGAYLSQPSTAKSSGDGAGDGPRPLRFGFSAMQGWRVSMEDAHNCIPDLDGETAMFSVYDGHGGEEVALYCAKYLPEIIKDQKAYKEGKLQKALEDAFLAIDAKLTTEEVIKELSLMAGRPRDDGEEKEEKVADEDDVDNEEAALLHEEATMTIEELLTRYGQNCVKGKLGTSSKDLAQEEAQKGRSLNGEVDTEELLRHRQEEEEEEAANGQTCPKSSSTCPGPDMAGGGDAATPSQKKAAEGGSASSTGEAEPSCSSASKAQRGAKSKFFEDSEEEEEEEEEEEEEEEEEEDDSEECSEDEDGYSSEDAENEDEDETEEAEEDEDEDMMLPGMEGKEKPGSDSGTTAVVALIRGKQLIVANAGDSRCVVSEGGKAVDMSYDHKPEDEVELARIKNAGGKVTMDGRVNGGLNLSRAIGDHFYKRNKNLPPEEQMISALPDIKVLTINEDHDFMVIACDGIWNVMSSQEVVDFVQSKITQKQENGELRSLSSIVEELLDCCLAPDTSGDGTGCDNMTCIIISFKPRPTPGPPGEGGKRKLEKEEEEEESSSSSTGAAAAEAAPSAPTEESCSKKARQD, encoded by the exons ATGGGGGCCTACCTGTCGCAGCCCAGCACCGCCAAGAGCTCCGGGGACGGCGCCGGGGACGGGCCTCGCCCGCTGCGCTTCGGCTTCAGCGCCATGCAGGGCTGGCGGGTCTCCATGGAG GACGCCCACAACTGCATCCCGGACCTGGACGGCGAGACCGCGATGTTCTCCGTCTACGACGGCCATGGAG GGGAAGAGGTCGCTCTATACTGTGCCAAGTACCTCCCAGAAATCATCAAGGACCAGAAAGCATACAAAGAGGGCAAGCtgcaaaag GCTCTTGAGGATGCCTTTCTCGCAATCGATGCTAAGCTGACAACTGAGGAGGTGATCAAGGAACTGTCGCTGATGGCAGGTCGACCCCGAGAtgatggggaggagaaggaggaaaaggtGGCGGATGAAGATGATG TGGACAATGAGGAGGCTGCCTTGCTGCACGAGGAGGCGACCATGACCATTGAGGAGCTGCTCACGCGCTATGGCCAAAACTGTGTCAAGGGCAAGTTGGGGACCTCCAGCAAAGACCTGGCCCAGGAAGAGGCACAGAAAGGGCGGAGCCTGAATGGGGAGGTGGACACAGAGGAGCTCCTGAGGCAccgccaggaggaggaggaggaggaggcagcaaacgGCCAGACATGCCCCAAGTCCTCCAGCACCTGCCCTGGCCCAGACATGGCTGGCGGGGGGGATGCTGCCACTCCTTCCCAGAAAAAGGCTGCTGAGGGAGGGTCAGCCTCCAGCACGGGCGAAGCAGAACCGTCCTGCTCCTCTGCAAGCAAGGCCCAGCGGGGGGCTAAGTCCAAGTTCTTTGAGgacagtgaggaggaggaagaggaggaggaggaagaagaggaggaggaggaagaggaagaagatgacAGTGAG GAATGCAGCGAGGATGAGGATGGTTACAGCAGCGAGGATGCAGAAAACGAGGACGAAGACGAAACCGAGGAAGCCGAGGAGGATGAGGACGAAGACATGATGCTCCCAGGCATGGAAGGCAAGGAGAAG CCCGGCTCCGACAGTGGCACGACGGCGGTGGTGGCGCTTATCCGGGGCAAGCAGCTGATTGTGGCCAACGCCGGAGACTCTCGCTGTGTCGTCTCGGAGGGCGGCAAAGCCGTGGACATGTCCTACGACCACAAGCCGGAGGATGAGGTGGAGCTGGCCAGGATAAAGAACGCTGGTGGGAAAGTGACCATGGACGGCCGGGTGAATGGTGGCCTGAACCTCTCCAGAGCCATTG GCGACCACTTCTACAAGCGCAACAAAAACCTTCCCCCAGAGGAGCAGATGATCTCTGCACTGCCAGATATCAAGGTGCTGACAATCAATGAGGACCACGACTTCATGGTCATTGCCTGCGACGGCATCTG GAATGTCATGAGCagccaggaggtggtggactttgtCCAGTCCAAGATCACCCAGAAGCAGGAGAATGGAGAACTGCGGTCCCTTTCGTCCATAGTAGAAGAG ctcCTGGACTGCTGCCTGGCTCCAGACACGTCTGGTGATGGGACCGGCTGCGACAACATGACCTGCATCATCATCTCCTTCAAGCCTCGCCCCACCCCGGGGCCCCCGGGCGAGGGCGGCAAACGGAaactggagaaggaagaggaggaggaggagagcagcagcagcagcacaggggcggcagcagcagaggcagcccCCTCAGCCCCCACGGAAGAGAGCTGCAGCAAGAAGGCCAGGCAGGACTAG